A genomic region of Pongo pygmaeus isolate AG05252 chromosome 7, NHGRI_mPonPyg2-v2.0_pri, whole genome shotgun sequence contains the following coding sequences:
- the LOC129042971 gene encoding zinc finger TRAF-type-containing protein 1 isoform X5 encodes MAPKPGAEWSTALSHLVLGVVSLHAAVSTAECTNGHLMCAGCFIHLLADARLKEEQATCPNCRCEISKSLCCRNLAVEKAVSELPSECGFCLRQFPRSLLERHQKEECQDRVTQCKYKRIGCPWHGPFHELTVHEAACAHPTKTGSELMEILDGMDQSHRKEMQLYNSIFSLLSFEKIGYTEVQFRPYRTDDFITRLYYETPRFTVLNQTWVLKARVNDSERNPNLSCKRTLSFQLLLKSKVTAPLECSFLLLKGPYDDVRISPVIYHFVFTNESNETDYVPLPIIDSVECNKLLAAKNINLRLFLFQIQK; translated from the exons TGTACTAATGGTCACTTGATGTGCGCTGGCTGTTTTATCCACCTACTAGCAGATGCCCGGCTGAAGGAGGAGCAGGCCACGTGCCCCAATTGTCGTTGTGAGATCAGTAAGAGCCTCTGCTGCCGGAACCTGGCCGTGGAGAAAGCCGTGAGCGAGCTGCCTTCAGAGTGTGGCTTCTGCCTGCGCCAGTTTCCCCGCTCCCTCCTGGAGAGGCACCAGAAAGAGGAATGCCAGGACAG GGTAACCCAGTGCAAGTACAAACGCATCGGCTGCCCATGGCACGGCCCCTTCCACGAGCTGACGGTGCACGAGGCTGCGTGCGCCCACCCAACCAAGACAGGCAGCGAGCTGATGGAGATCCTGGATGGGATGGACCAGAGCCACCGCAAGGAGATGCAGCTGTACAACAGCATCTTCAGCCTGCTCAGCTTCGAGAAGATTGGCTACACAG AGGTCCAGTTCCGGCCATACCGCACGGACGACTTCATCACGCGCCTGTACTATGAGACGCCCAGGTTCACGGTGCTGAACCAAACGTGGGTCCTGAAGGCTCGCGTCAACGACTCGGAGCGTAACCCCAACCTGTCCTGCAAGCGTACGCTCTCCTTCCAGCTCCTCCTCAAGAGCAAGGTCACAGCACCGCTGGAGTGCTCCTTCCTGCTGCTCAAGGGCCCCTACGACGACGTGAGGATTAGCCCCGTCATCTACCACTTTGTCTTCACCAACGAGAGCAACGAGACGGACTACGTGCCACTGCCCATCATTGACTCCGTGGAGTGCAACAAGCTGCTGGCCGCCAAGAACATCAACCTGCGGCTCTTCCTGTTCCAGATACAGAAGTAG
- the LOC129042971 gene encoding zinc finger TRAF-type-containing protein 1 isoform X2 translates to MSHCVRPELFFLDIKGDSNKPSQWCEATGEQCTNGHLMCAGCFIHLLADARLKEEQATCPNCRCEISKSLCCRNLAVEKAVSELPSECGFCLRQFPRSLLERHQKEECQDRVTQCKYKRIGCPWHGPFHELTVHEAACAHPTKTGSELMEILDGMDQSHRKEMQLYNSIFSLLSFEKIGYTEVQFRPYRTDDFITRLYYETPRFTVLNQTWVLKARVNDSERNPNLSCKRTLSFQLLLKSKVTAPLECSFLLLKGPYDDVRISPVIYHFVFTNESNETDYVPLPIIDSVECNKLLAAKNINLRLFLFQIQK, encoded by the exons atgagccactgcgtgcgGCCAGAACTCTTTTTCTTGGATATCAAGGGAGACTCCAACAAGCCAAGCCAATGGTGCGAGGCCACGGGGGAACAG TGTACTAATGGTCACTTGATGTGCGCTGGCTGTTTTATCCACCTACTAGCAGATGCCCGGCTGAAGGAGGAGCAGGCCACGTGCCCCAATTGTCGTTGTGAGATCAGTAAGAGCCTCTGCTGCCGGAACCTGGCCGTGGAGAAAGCCGTGAGCGAGCTGCCTTCAGAGTGTGGCTTCTGCCTGCGCCAGTTTCCCCGCTCCCTCCTGGAGAGGCACCAGAAAGAGGAATGCCAGGACAG GGTAACCCAGTGCAAGTACAAACGCATCGGCTGCCCATGGCACGGCCCCTTCCACGAGCTGACGGTGCACGAGGCTGCGTGCGCCCACCCAACCAAGACAGGCAGCGAGCTGATGGAGATCCTGGATGGGATGGACCAGAGCCACCGCAAGGAGATGCAGCTGTACAACAGCATCTTCAGCCTGCTCAGCTTCGAGAAGATTGGCTACACAG AGGTCCAGTTCCGGCCATACCGCACGGACGACTTCATCACGCGCCTGTACTATGAGACGCCCAGGTTCACGGTGCTGAACCAAACGTGGGTCCTGAAGGCTCGCGTCAACGACTCGGAGCGTAACCCCAACCTGTCCTGCAAGCGTACGCTCTCCTTCCAGCTCCTCCTCAAGAGCAAGGTCACAGCACCGCTGGAGTGCTCCTTCCTGCTGCTCAAGGGCCCCTACGACGACGTGAGGATTAGCCCCGTCATCTACCACTTTGTCTTCACCAACGAGAGCAACGAGACGGACTACGTGCCACTGCCCATCATTGACTCCGTGGAGTGCAACAAGCTGCTGGCCGCCAAGAACATCAACCTGCGGCTCTTCCTGTTCCAGATACAGAAGTAG
- the LOC129042971 gene encoding zinc finger TRAF-type-containing protein 1 isoform X3: MCAGCFIHLLADARLKEEQATCPNCRCEISKSLCCRNLAVEKAVSELPSECGFCLRQFPRSLLERHQKEECQDRVTQCKYKRIGCPWHGPFHELTVHEAACAHPTKTGSELMEILDGMDQSHRKEMQLYNSIFSLLSFEKIGYTEVQFRPYRTDDFITRLYYETPRFTVLNQTWVLKARVNDSERNPNLSCKRTLSFQLLLKSKVTAPLECSFLLLKGPYDDVRISPVIYHFVFTNESNETDYVPLPIIDSVECNKLLAAKNINLRLFLFQIQK, translated from the exons ATGTGCGCTGGCTGTTTTATCCACCTACTAGCAGATGCCCGGCTGAAGGAGGAGCAGGCCACGTGCCCCAATTGTCGTTGTGAGATCAGTAAGAGCCTCTGCTGCCGGAACCTGGCCGTGGAGAAAGCCGTGAGCGAGCTGCCTTCAGAGTGTGGCTTCTGCCTGCGCCAGTTTCCCCGCTCCCTCCTGGAGAGGCACCAGAAAGAGGAATGCCAGGACAG GGTAACCCAGTGCAAGTACAAACGCATCGGCTGCCCATGGCACGGCCCCTTCCACGAGCTGACGGTGCACGAGGCTGCGTGCGCCCACCCAACCAAGACAGGCAGCGAGCTGATGGAGATCCTGGATGGGATGGACCAGAGCCACCGCAAGGAGATGCAGCTGTACAACAGCATCTTCAGCCTGCTCAGCTTCGAGAAGATTGGCTACACAG AGGTCCAGTTCCGGCCATACCGCACGGACGACTTCATCACGCGCCTGTACTATGAGACGCCCAGGTTCACGGTGCTGAACCAAACGTGGGTCCTGAAGGCTCGCGTCAACGACTCGGAGCGTAACCCCAACCTGTCCTGCAAGCGTACGCTCTCCTTCCAGCTCCTCCTCAAGAGCAAGGTCACAGCACCGCTGGAGTGCTCCTTCCTGCTGCTCAAGGGCCCCTACGACGACGTGAGGATTAGCCCCGTCATCTACCACTTTGTCTTCACCAACGAGAGCAACGAGACGGACTACGTGCCACTGCCCATCATTGACTCCGTGGAGTGCAACAAGCTGCTGGCCGCCAAGAACATCAACCTGCGGCTCTTCCTGTTCCAGATACAGAAGTAG